CCTTATAGCAGGTATAAACATATATGTATTCTTAAAcctttaaatctttttattgtGGTTGTACAATATTCCCTGATGGCCTGATTTGGCCGCTGAGTGTAATACAGAATCCTGAAGAGATATCaaaattaaagaggaaaaaaaaaaaacaaaccaaacaaacaaacaagagaagTGATGAAATTGTCCattgagggagaggaggggtaGTTTGATGGGGGAATCCTGTTTGTTGCAGTTTGTGGGACTTTCGTTGCTCTCCCTTGTCCCCTTCTTAAAATGTTACACACGctggtcaaacacacacacagttcctcCATCACACCGCCGTGGCAATCTGCTCTGAGGGCGAAAGAAGGCACGTTTAGTGTGGACACTACATCAAAAGCACAAAAGCCAAgcttcacctctctctctctctgtagaaatatttttttgtttgtttttacctaTGTTAGCTTCTTGGCTTTGTTGTAAAGTGAATCCACGACTTTGCTCATGTTCTGAATTGTTTCCAAGGCTGCTTCGTATGTTTTGTCCACTGGGGGCTCATCAAATATGATCAGGACGCCTTCACCTTGGTCGAGGATTCCTGCAGCCGTGTCATAACAACATATCACAGTACAATGAAGACTCTGGTGCTGCGTGTGAAATGTCTGACATGTATTTTCATAAGAACAGACGATTCTGTTTACCGTGAAATTTTTTGTCCAGAATCATCTGTGATAATTTCCTCTCGACATCTCCctataaacacaaagaaattagtcaccaaacacattttaaaactttcaaTACTGCAGACTAATTGGTTAACTGCATACATGCCTACCTTTGACAGTTTGATTAGACTTGATATGTGTTCTATCTGCAAACGGAAGGAGAGGCAAATTAAATACAGAACTTAACAAGCATCAGATCATCAAgatcataaacataaacaagtAAAATAGTAGATAAATATGTCAGCTCTGAATATGGAAAGAATGTTCCAGTATTAGCTTTGAGAATGACTGTACGACCCTCCATGCAAAAAATACAATGTGAGATTAGATTATCACTGGGCATGTAAAAACGGGACAACTCTGATTTGATCATGTAAAAAGTGACTGATATGGGCCAAAAAGTCATACATGCTCTCACAATAAAAATCTGTCCTGTTTGAATATCCCTTAAGACAGTCTGAGAGCACAAAGACAACCCAGGCAAACAAGAAAATTTGATTGAAAAGATTTAGGACTTGGTAATAAATGCAGCAAGGCTCAACTGTAAGGTGCTACAGTGACAAGTTTTGTGAAGCTCAGCCCAGCACATCCTTACCTGTACTCTGGAAAACGGCTCAATGACTCGGATGAGGTTTTGTTCCAGCAGGCTGTCATACAGCTTGGCCAGGTGAGTGTTGATGATCGGATCGtccctcagctctgctctgtacTCTGTTAGTGCCTGAAGGACGAACAACTGTGACTTGAGGCAatttgtgtgaatgcatgtcACAAAAACTTTCATAGGATGCGTTATATATTCAAGCTACCCATGGAACAAGATTTTAGCCATTAAATATATTGCAGGTGTAATCATCCAGAATAAAAATCTTTCTGTGCGTTCTGCTCAACACCCAGCAGTCGAAAGGAGCAGCAGctaaagagaaacagattttCACACAGACAAGGCACGAAAATCCATTAAGACAGATCTGACGGGAATAAAGGGATTCTCACCTTTTCAAAGTCTGCTAATGATCTGTTCTTGCTGGCCTGGGCGACACATTTCAGTGCGTCTGTCTAGATGGgtcatgacaaaaaaataaaaagaaattctaAACGTCATTCcagagaaacaaagtgaatgaaattaTTTTCCTTCACAAAACAGGGATGACTGTTCAGTACAGTGAAGGCCATTTCCTATGAGAAGGATCACGACAGAAACTGAAGTAACCGGAAAATGATTTTACTGATGTATTACAAAAAATAGGAAATTGCAGTGTTGACAAGAGGTTATTTCAGAAGGTCTTCTAAAGGCAGCGAGTGATGTTGTGTGCAGCAGAATattcaggaaaaacaaaagcaactgaTGTATGCCAACAGTTGAAATAAATTAGACTGCTGCTTTGCTCAGTCTGCTGTGAGCAGGAAATGACTGGTACGTGCCTGTCGGCCGGCGTATCGCAGGGCCAGTTTACCACTGATCAGGGCTTGAACCTCCTCTGGTCTGAAACACATAAATAATGATCACATAATAAAGTCAGTAATGTTCTTGGTTCAGAGGTATCACGTGGATGCCAGGACAGGTGCATCATATCAAAATAAAGGCTGTATTTTGACTTCCTACTCACAAGTTGAGAACGATTTTGCACAGAAGCATGTATTTGAGGGCTGTGATGGCTCTGGGACTGTCAATGGAGTCGTAGCCCTCGAAGGCCTCAAAGAAGTAGGAGTAGGCCGTCTTCCAGTCTTTCTCCTCGGCTGCATGGATAATCCCTGCAACAGAGATGACAGTTAGTATTTATGGCCAAAACAAACCATGTCAGTCCCTGTGAAATGCCAACATAAACTGGACTAACCCGCTGGGCTGAATATAAACACCACAGCTGCTATGTGATCGTACGATTCAAAGAACTATTAAAGCCACGTGTGGAGCTTCACAGAAGAATTAGCCAAAAGTCGTGtctctttttccatttcacacTGTGTTGTAAAGCCATGAATAACCATGACACTACACTGCCCCCCAGCGCCTCTGCCGTCACGCTGGTAAACACAAAGCGCTGACTCAGAGACATCATCTGCACAAAATGAGCCGAGTCACTGAGGAACAAACCAAATATAACTTTTTCGGTCTACTGTTGAGAAGAGTTGCTTCCTGGAGTTTTCACTACtattacaaaaatgtaatatatcTAAACCACCATAAAAATGATCACCACTATATCACTTCAATACAAATATGAAGAGCAGATTCAAAAGCATTATCTAGTTTGTGGTACCATCAAATAAGACACTGTAGAATTTGAATTCTACACGCATACTTCAGACTTGGCTGGCGCCCCCCAGTGGCAGAATCAAGAAGAGAGCTTAAGAAATCATTTGATTACAAAAATAGATAAACAGTCCTCAAATAAACTCAACACGTTTCTTTACTGTTTGGATCAGGGAAGTCACATATCTTCTGGAAgatgaataaatgtttaaattgtttgttGACATGTTAAGTCCTCCCTTAGAAACCGTTTGCTGCTGCAGGGCTTCTTCCTCGATCCTCCCTGAACTGGCAAAGCTCCGCTAAGTTTCTGCTATGACAAATCTAAACATTAAATGATAAACGCTGTTCCCAAATACATTTTggggtttgtttttctcttcaggtACCAGATGGTAAAACTCTCATTAAACAGCTAAACAACATTTTAAGCACTTTTAAGTGGTCCAATGTCATGTTTCCATAGTTGTAATATTTCCTGTGATactaataatacaaataattacacacatcgaacacagaaacaggaagcgAAAGCAGAGAACCCAACTGACCTGACTGCATGTCCAGAGCTGCCTGGAGCTTTGGAGGACAGTAAATGGCGTTGGCGGTGGTCCTGGCTGAGGTGAGGGCTGCGCGGGCCTTGGGCAGGTTGCTGAGAGCGTGGTACGTCTTACTTTCAAGCAGCTGAACCTCTACCAGAAGAGCTTTGTCATCCATCTTTTTCAGCTCCTGGAGCAACTGGGAGCCTGAGGCAGAGAGGATGAACAACAGTTAATAACATGTAAATTAACTGCTGCAATGGCTAAATACAACCAGAGTGCCAATATAAGTTGTTCTTTTTCGTCTCATCTCATCAAGACAGACGCTACCATTtatcaaaagataaaaatgtccCGTCTCCAAACACTCACCAAGAGCCAAGGCCTCCTGGTATCGTTTGGTGTCAAAATAGAGTGAGATCAGTCGTGCCTGGAAGAAGAGAGAACGCTGTTAGACGAACAGAGAGGAACACAGATCTGACAATCAATCACCTGTGGAAAAGCTGCAACAGGTATTCAGGAAGACAAAATGCCATCAGTtacaagaaaaatcaaaagTCACTGACCTCAGGAAGCCCCAACAAGGCTCTCAATTTCAGAAATTTTGCACAATTGCTTAATTAAACTGGGACATTTGTAATCATTTACATGACTGTTGTTTGGAGAATATTTTTCAGACTGTAGCATGTCTGTAGAGTGTCCCTCTTCTCAGctttcacacattcaaacatgcCAGAGTTTCATTCCATTATTTCCTTGTACACTTTATAAACAGTAATAATACAAAATCTTACTGATTATGCGTTTTACAATTTGGTCAAAAGCTCCAGATATTCCTGGCTGTGAGTGTGAACTTACTGGCAGTCATTTGGTCACAAAGTCCTCATAGACAGCAGAGTATAGTAGATGTATTAGCATCTCTCATTGTCCCTTTCTTCACACAAGCTGTACAGATTTGCTTCAACACATTTATCAAGTGTCCTCTGTTCATTTGGTTTTGATCCAAAGCAATGACTCAGGGGCGTTGTTGCATATCAGCTAACAACCAAACGCAGTACTATAACCTGTCTGAAATCACAGTGACATCCACTCCACAAGTTGGAACATATTAAGTTTGAGTCCCCCGACAGCAGCGGTTTATGTCTGGGGGTATcgcttttgttttcagtatcaTTAATCATGAAAGGTGTTGTATGTCAGTGCTAACTAGGGTTGGGTAAATGCATTGGCTGTTGGGGGATATGTTGTACCCATGGTTAATGTCTTTAaattcctgcctcatcaggTGTCAAACATAATGCAAATAATTAACCTTGAACAGCATAATTTGTGTGCCAGAAGGTGTCAAAGGCCTTTGACAGCCCTGTAACCTTTGCTGACACAGTGTTACCCAACTCTTCACTTGAGTATCTCCAAAACATGCGACAGGGGTTATGTTCCACTTGAAGACCTTCCATTTCAGAGATATCTCCTTGTACGCTGCACAATATCAAGTTACATTTACATCATTTCATAGCATCTGAAAGCTTATACTACACCTCCTTACCTCCAGAGCCTGTCGTAGGAAGGTCCTCTTTTCAGCCTTGGCCCACTCAATGCATTCAAGACAAAGCTCGACCTCCTGCCCTGTTGCTGCCTCCATGTCAAGAAAGAGGTCAAGCAGGGAGCGGACCAGCCGGGCAGCCTTGGCCTTGCTGATGGAAATCAGGAAAGGCCTCACAAATTTCAGCAGACCCCCAAGTTCTGAACACCACCACACGCcaaaagggaaacaaaaaataGATATTTCAGAGTGGAAACAAAGTACAGAAATAGATCCATTATGTGAAGGCTTGGTTGAAAAGTAAAGTACAGCACAGAACGATCAAAGTTGGACTTATTACCTGCAGCCTGTCCGGTCTTGGCCAGGAGTGTCCCCAGCTCCAAAATGCTCTGTTCTTTAACCCTGACAGCTTCCTCATCATTCTCTTGAACATCTCTCCTCACTGTTAAAGAAAGGCAACAAACTGACATCAGAACCCACTGCATTTTTATCAAAGTCCAACTGCGCCAAAGTAAGACAATCAATCCATTAGTGTGACTCGAAGTCTTCCAAGCACTGGAAATCACGATTTGACAAAAGCAGCAACTCTTCACACTTCAGATGGAATCAGTGAATGTTTGGCTTTTTGCTTGACTAACAACTTAAACAACTTcagctgattaattttctgtcagatgCCAAAAAAATACTTCGCCCAACTACAGAGAAAAGTAAACATTTGGTCACGCTATTTATACGTGAGAGAAATAAACAGGGAGTACAGCTCGACAGCTGACGGTCTGTAATGACAAGGCAATCTGAAGTCAGTGAAATGTAAGCactgtttacagtttgttcTAACGCGATTTCCATTTCCTCTTGTGTTTACGCAACCAAAACACATAAGCAAGCATTCGCCAAAAACTCAGAAATAAATCTTATTAGTAATAGAATATGTACTTGTTATTTCCACTGTGTCAGAGGGCTGCCTTTCACTTCATTGGCGAAATGTGTTAAAGGCTTTTGACAACAAGCTAATGACGTTAGCTACAATAGCAATCGTGCTAACGTGACAGAGTTGAGGAGAGCTAATGGCTGTTAGCTTAGAAACTGTGGTCAAAGACACGACAACACAAGACCCATAAAGTgtgaaaaaatataacattgtTGAAAACTACTACATATTTCACGCCTGGGCCTAAAGTTAGCAAAGTGGCTAACGAGCCAACATCCACTAGCAGTTGCCGTTACCCACGGTTCAACAGTGAGTCAGCACGGCACACAGCCGGCTCTTGCTATTAGGCGCTACgagctaacatgctaacctCGCCACCACTGACTGAGAAACAGCACATTACAGTGGCCAGAGGAAAAGTGTCCACCTCGAAACTCTATCAGAACACCTACCTATAGAATGGAGAATGTCGATAGAGGCGTTGCGGTCCGTGCTAATGAGAGACTGGGCTCTCTGAAATTCAACCACCGCTGCAGCCGCCATCTTCCTTATTCAAAATGCTGCTTGAATGAAAATTACGTGCTGACACTCCGTTACTTAGCGTGTGTGACGTCAGTGTGTGATTTGCATGTTGGGATTTGTAGGCGATTGGGAAACGTAGTCCTATCAAAAAAGTGGCGGTGGGGGTCGTAAACATGTAGGCTGTCAGCAGCTCATTTCAGTATGCATTTGATTTGATCATATGGATCAATTAGGCTTCATAAAAGCGATATTAAAATTTGTCTGCTTATTTTTGTAAGACAAAAGGGATCACAGAGTTTGCTCGTGAGACGTTTTGTTCCTATATTTAATAGCTTTTATGTGAAAAAACTCCATCCACTCCGGCAGTTTAACACCaaataatgtatttaaaattaTCCAGGATTTAATGTTGTACTTTCACAGCTTTGTGTCGGTGTCTTAGACGAATCCCCATCGTGTTGATAAAAGACGACTGACTGATGTCCAGCACTGAATAAAACAGcaatattttcccaaaatgataaaatgctAGATTGGTGTGACCATAAGTCAAATGAAGTGCACAGACAAACCTTCACTGGTGTACTGTCTAAATATTACAGACTGCTTGAGGATACTGTAAAAGCCTATGCGGAGATTAAAATAGGATAATGTAATACAGAGATCTTTCATTCAGGAAGTCTTGCCCATTGAACCTCACACAGTCCGAGTGCTTACAGGTGCGTGCTCTCATGTTAGATTGGTATTTGGTTAGGCTGGTGCTAATGGTGTTATGAAGAAAAACCTCCTCGGAGTTCACTGGGCTCAGTTTGCGGGAGcgcctgctgtgtgtgtgtgtgtgtgtgtgtggctataGGCGGAGTTGTTTCCCAGCAGAGAGGCAGCACCGCGCACGGAGCGCAGAGCGGCGCCCCACCACCGCCTTTGCGTCAAGCATCCTCACGCAGCCagtgacacacaacacaacatcagCCCTCG
The Scatophagus argus isolate fScaArg1 chromosome 21, fScaArg1.pri, whole genome shotgun sequence genome window above contains:
- the psmd11b gene encoding 26S proteasome non-ATPase regulatory subunit 11B; translation: MAAAAVVEFQRAQSLISTDRNASIDILHSIVRRDVQENDEEAVRVKEQSILELGTLLAKTGQAAELGGLLKFVRPFLISISKAKAARLVRSLLDLFLDMEAATGQEVELCLECIEWAKAEKRTFLRQALEARLISLYFDTKRYQEALALGSQLLQELKKMDDKALLVEVQLLESKTYHALSNLPKARAALTSARTTANAIYCPPKLQAALDMQSGIIHAAEEKDWKTAYSYFFEAFEGYDSIDSPRAITALKYMLLCKIVLNLPEEVQALISGKLALRYAGRQTDALKCVAQASKNRSLADFEKALTEYRAELRDDPIINTHLAKLYDSLLEQNLIRVIEPFSRVQIEHISSLIKLSKGDVERKLSQMILDKKFHGILDQGEGVLIIFDEPPVDKTYEAALETIQNMSKVVDSLYNKAKKLT